Proteins from a single region of Streptomyces spectabilis:
- a CDS encoding DUF6879 family protein encodes MLLDGDGWRRYFDAFEREAWRFEAQPTYTVPKEQANVARFLRGEAKPADHNVRWHERVRGYVVSGRYVGRVRVVRQPLTDYQRYQFAWGIPGNIAAGEDIRVLDVTREDHGLPLSGRDWWMFDETRVAHLNFRPDGTQINREAYEGDPAPYQHWKRTALERAVPFEEYVKGLDV; translated from the coding sequence GTGCTCTTGGATGGTGACGGCTGGCGCCGGTACTTCGACGCTTTCGAGCGGGAAGCGTGGCGATTCGAGGCACAGCCCACCTACACCGTGCCCAAGGAGCAGGCCAATGTGGCCCGTTTCCTGCGCGGCGAGGCCAAGCCCGCCGACCACAACGTCCGCTGGCACGAACGGGTGCGCGGATACGTGGTTTCCGGCAGGTACGTAGGCCGTGTCCGCGTCGTACGCCAACCACTCACGGACTACCAGCGGTACCAGTTCGCGTGGGGAATCCCCGGCAACATCGCGGCCGGTGAGGACATCCGCGTACTGGACGTGACGCGGGAGGACCACGGCTTGCCGCTCTCCGGCCGGGACTGGTGGATGTTCGACGAGACCCGGGTGGCCCACCTGAACTTCCGCCCGGACGGCACACAGATCAACCGCGAGGCCTATGAGGGCGACCCCGCCCCCTACCAGCATTGGAAACGGACCGCCCTGGAACGCGCTGTGCCTTTCGAGGAGTACGTGAAGGGCCTCGACGTGTGA
- a CDS encoding tetratricopeptide repeat protein, whose amino-acid sequence MAGAGSRGRSRGELIRERTRARFVGRQAQVSLFSENLAKDPASSQDPADFLFHVRGVGGVGKSTLLRQWQEAARRAGALTAVVDEGDAHGVPQALVELARQLAEQAGPLKEFDKAAEQYRKDQEAAAAELLLAEGADAVQADASMSSRVAAQAVLGAASFLPGVGAATSMASPDAAAQGLDRLRAGARGRGRRGRGVDASGMNRAFVAELGRLCGRHPWVVLFFDTWEQTGGLLDEWLRDLLEDPSGTLPMNVLVVMAGRGVLAERPWAPLRPHVVDVPLAEFTETETRTLLAARGVTEPCVVDAVLRLSLGLPLLVELLALAEPESAEDVGADADVVDVAVDRFVQWVNDPHDRDAILACALAPRLNEDVFAAAVPQEARGRWGWLCGQPFVSGHGDFKHYHAVVRASMVRQQQAHSPQRWTETHLRLADAHAAWRAAAERDLPRPKLWSDARWLRHRLDETYHRLCAQPTCQLAAALEEAVHAAGQDVAVLRQWVDVLQLAAYDTVDAGLLAWARRLDAAVTGDEPKLAALAALLEHGSLSVEGRGRAHRQRGRCFGSADRHEEALAELNRAVALNPRDATAWGHRGGAHQALGQLDDAIADFTTVIDLRPNDHLARVVRGALRLRGDHHEEAITDLTAALDADPAHAKALMLRGRARVKTERYEDAVKDLTAALELDPHSAFAFVQRGTALRKLGRGEEAIADYTCALRLDARYTFALTQRAVLHREAGRYEAAIADFTTAVEHDPTDTVPRALRGATYFIVGQHDPALEDFAAVLELNPVNTLALLCRSALHQEAGRFDDAVADLTTVVDAEPDDLSVLTRRGNAHRLAGRCEDAIEDLTAVLDAAPDQARPLRLRGVAHRQSRDFPRARADLARAVALQGETVALLFETAMLNTVESGPEAGAEQWSELFTRDLPPSARRHVFRLLQRVVLEPSHDVTEAADDFLSSRPDRKNTTEALLYLSELFPLDGPLAARARRCHRLLAEHGGTG is encoded by the coding sequence ATGGCTGGGGCGGGGAGCCGGGGGCGGTCGCGGGGCGAGCTGATCCGGGAGCGCACGCGGGCGCGGTTCGTGGGCCGGCAGGCGCAGGTGTCGCTGTTCTCGGAGAACCTGGCCAAGGACCCGGCGTCGTCCCAGGATCCCGCGGACTTCCTGTTCCACGTGCGGGGCGTCGGCGGCGTCGGCAAGTCCACGCTGCTGCGGCAGTGGCAGGAGGCGGCACGGCGGGCGGGCGCGCTGACGGCCGTGGTGGACGAGGGCGACGCGCACGGGGTGCCGCAGGCCCTGGTGGAGCTGGCCCGGCAGCTGGCCGAACAGGCGGGCCCGCTCAAGGAGTTCGACAAGGCGGCGGAGCAGTACCGCAAGGACCAGGAGGCCGCCGCCGCGGAGCTGCTCCTGGCGGAGGGCGCGGACGCGGTCCAGGCCGACGCCTCGATGTCGAGCCGGGTCGCGGCGCAGGCGGTGCTCGGCGCGGCGTCGTTCCTGCCCGGGGTGGGCGCGGCCACGTCGATGGCGAGCCCGGACGCGGCCGCGCAGGGCCTCGACCGGCTGCGCGCCGGGGCGCGGGGCCGGGGCCGCCGGGGCCGGGGCGTGGACGCGTCGGGCATGAACCGGGCGTTCGTCGCGGAGCTCGGCCGGTTGTGCGGAAGGCACCCGTGGGTGGTGCTGTTCTTCGACACGTGGGAACAGACCGGCGGCCTCCTGGACGAGTGGCTGCGCGACCTCCTCGAAGATCCCTCCGGCACCCTCCCCATGAACGTGCTGGTGGTGATGGCCGGGCGCGGCGTGCTGGCCGAGCGCCCGTGGGCACCACTGCGGCCGCACGTGGTGGACGTACCGCTCGCGGAGTTCACCGAGACGGAGACGCGGACGCTGCTCGCGGCGCGCGGGGTGACGGAGCCGTGCGTGGTGGACGCCGTCCTGCGTCTATCCCTCGGCCTGCCGCTGCTCGTCGAACTCCTCGCGCTTGCCGAGCCCGAGAGCGCCGAGGACGTGGGCGCGGACGCGGATGTCGTGGACGTGGCCGTGGACCGGTTCGTGCAATGGGTCAACGATCCCCACGACCGCGACGCGATCCTCGCGTGCGCGCTTGCTCCCCGCCTGAACGAGGACGTCTTCGCGGCGGCGGTGCCGCAGGAGGCGCGGGGCCGGTGGGGCTGGCTGTGCGGCCAGCCCTTCGTCAGCGGGCACGGGGATTTCAAGCACTACCACGCGGTGGTACGGGCCAGCATGGTGCGCCAGCAGCAGGCGCACTCCCCGCAGCGGTGGACCGAGACCCACTTGCGCCTGGCCGACGCGCACGCCGCGTGGCGTGCCGCCGCCGAGCGGGACCTGCCCCGGCCGAAGCTCTGGAGCGACGCGCGCTGGCTGCGGCACCGCCTGGACGAGACGTACCACCGCCTGTGCGCCCAGCCGACGTGCCAACTGGCGGCGGCCCTTGAGGAGGCCGTCCACGCCGCCGGGCAGGACGTGGCGGTGCTGAGGCAGTGGGTGGACGTGCTGCAGCTGGCGGCGTACGACACGGTGGACGCCGGGTTGTTGGCGTGGGCCCGGAGGCTGGACGCGGCGGTCACCGGGGACGAGCCCAAGCTGGCCGCCCTTGCCGCGCTCCTTGAGCACGGCTCGCTGAGTGTGGAGGGGCGGGGGCGGGCGCATCGTCAGCGCGGCCGCTGCTTCGGCAGCGCCGACCGCCACGAGGAGGCCCTCGCCGAGCTGAACCGTGCCGTCGCCCTGAATCCCCGTGATGCCACGGCTTGGGGACATCGCGGCGGCGCCCATCAGGCGCTCGGCCAACTCGACGACGCCATCGCCGACTTCACCACCGTGATCGACCTGCGCCCCAACGACCATCTGGCCAGGGTCGTGCGGGGTGCCCTGCGTCTCAGGGGCGACCACCATGAAGAGGCGATCACCGACCTGACGGCCGCCCTTGACGCCGATCCGGCCCACGCGAAGGCTCTGATGCTGCGCGGCCGCGCGCGCGTCAAGACGGAGCGGTACGAGGACGCGGTCAAGGACCTCACCGCCGCCCTGGAGCTTGACCCTCACTCCGCGTTCGCCTTCGTACAGCGCGGCACGGCCCTGCGGAAGCTCGGCCGGGGCGAGGAGGCGATCGCGGACTACACCTGCGCGCTCCGGCTCGACGCCAGGTACACCTTCGCGCTCACGCAGCGGGCGGTGCTCCACCGGGAGGCCGGTCGGTACGAGGCGGCCATCGCCGACTTCACCACGGCGGTGGAGCACGACCCCACGGACACGGTTCCGCGCGCGCTGCGCGGAGCCACGTACTTCATTGTCGGGCAGCACGATCCGGCGCTCGAGGACTTCGCCGCCGTACTCGAACTCAACCCGGTGAACACGCTGGCGCTCTTGTGCCGCAGTGCCCTCCACCAGGAGGCTGGCCGGTTCGACGACGCCGTCGCGGACCTCACCACCGTGGTGGACGCGGAGCCTGACGACCTCAGCGTCCTCACGCGGCGCGGCAACGCTCACCGCCTTGCCGGGCGCTGCGAGGACGCCATCGAAGACCTCACCGCCGTCCTCGACGCCGCCCCCGATCAGGCCCGCCCCCTGCGCCTGCGCGGCGTCGCCCACCGGCAGTCCAGGGACTTCCCCCGAGCGCGGGCCGACCTCGCCAGGGCTGTAGCGCTCCAGGGCGAAACCGTCGCTCTTCTCTTCGAGACGGCGATGCTGAACACGGTCGAGTCGGGCCCCGAGGCGGGCGCGGAGCAGTGGTCAGAGCTCTTCACACGTGACCTGCCCCCGTCCGCCAGGAGGCACGTTTTCCGCCTGCTCCAGCGCGTGGTCCTCGAACCGTCGCACGACGTAACCGAGGCGGCCGACGACTTCCTGTCCTCCCGTCCGGACCGGAAGAACACCACGGAAGCGCTCCTGTACCTGAGCGAACTCTTCCCCCTCGACGGCCCCCTGGCCGCCCGAGCCCGCCGGTGCCACCGTCTCCTCGCCGAACACGGTGGCACCGGCTGA
- a CDS encoding polysaccharide deacetylase family protein yields the protein MEARKREGNTAGGGHRRPLEPLQRVIVMDNKLYDYSPIVEREPLHWPEGKRVAFYIGLNVEHFEIGKPSTSIYPGTMELTPDPLNHGWRDYGARVGFWRTMETLDRHGVRASVLLNSDVGDRYPQIIEAGRERNWAWLAHGKTNSDLHTGLTEDEERAALKDIVETIERTTGTRPRGWMGPGLTQTFNTPRLAKELGIDYVLDWTADDQPFALNEPGVLSVPYTVELNDIGLFVSKHTSGPDFVQMLKDQVDQLYAEAEATDSGRVMPLALHPFVIGQAFRAKYLDQALEYIVNHPGVWTTTSDEIAEHFRTQRN from the coding sequence ATGGAGGCACGCAAGCGGGAGGGAAACACCGCGGGCGGCGGCCACCGCAGGCCGCTCGAACCACTCCAGAGGGTGATCGTGATGGACAACAAGCTCTACGACTACAGCCCCATCGTCGAGCGCGAGCCGCTCCACTGGCCGGAAGGCAAGCGCGTCGCCTTCTACATCGGCCTGAACGTCGAGCACTTCGAGATCGGCAAGCCCTCCACGAGCATCTACCCGGGCACCATGGAGCTGACCCCCGACCCGCTCAACCACGGCTGGCGCGACTACGGGGCGCGGGTGGGCTTCTGGCGCACCATGGAGACCCTGGACCGGCACGGGGTGCGCGCCAGCGTCCTGCTCAACTCCGACGTCGGCGACCGCTACCCGCAGATCATCGAGGCGGGCCGGGAGCGGAACTGGGCGTGGCTCGCGCACGGCAAGACCAACTCGGACCTGCACACCGGCCTCACGGAGGACGAGGAGCGCGCGGCCCTCAAGGACATCGTCGAGACGATCGAGCGGACGACGGGGACGCGGCCGCGCGGCTGGATGGGTCCGGGCCTGACCCAGACGTTCAACACCCCGCGCCTGGCGAAGGAGTTGGGCATCGACTACGTACTGGACTGGACGGCCGACGACCAGCCCTTCGCCCTGAACGAGCCGGGCGTCCTGAGCGTGCCGTACACGGTGGAGCTGAACGACATCGGCCTGTTCGTCAGCAAGCACACGTCGGGCCCGGACTTCGTGCAGATGCTCAAGGACCAGGTCGACCAGCTGTACGCCGAGGCGGAGGCCACGGACAGCGGGCGCGTCATGCCGCTGGCCCTGCACCCCTTCGTCATCGGCCAGGCGTTCCGCGCCAAGTACCTGGACCAGGCCCTGGAGTACATCGTGAACCACCCCGGCGTGTGGACGACGACGTCGGACGAGATAGCGGAGCACTTCCGGACCCAGCGGAACTGA
- a CDS encoding NAD(P)H oxidoreductase gives MARVLVVTGHPRTDSLTAGLARHARDRLTAEGHAVDFLDLEAEGFDPRMTPDDEPDWADPQKAYSPEVRAHMRRVADADAIVVVFPVWWFGLPALLKGWIDRVWNHGFAYGRRRGGGPLARTRMLWLGLTAYDRAKFVDAGWQETVTRVLRKGISEYCGIAPERTSVRYVYDSLTAGAEAEAGAGAFEILDAALDELLPAQEPAPPPRVTGVTAEAALTFTSV, from the coding sequence ATGGCCAGGGTGCTCGTCGTCACCGGGCATCCGCGCACCGACTCGCTCACCGCGGGCCTCGCCCGGCACGCCCGGGACCGCCTCACCGCCGAGGGCCACGCCGTGGACTTCCTCGACCTGGAGGCGGAGGGTTTCGACCCCCGGATGACGCCCGATGACGAGCCCGACTGGGCCGATCCGCAGAAGGCGTACTCTCCCGAAGTACGTGCCCACATGCGGCGGGTGGCGGACGCCGACGCGATCGTGGTCGTCTTCCCGGTGTGGTGGTTCGGCCTTCCGGCACTGCTCAAGGGCTGGATCGACCGGGTGTGGAACCACGGATTCGCGTACGGCCGCCGTCGGGGCGGCGGCCCGCTCGCCCGGACCCGGATGCTGTGGCTCGGACTGACGGCGTACGACCGGGCGAAGTTCGTGGACGCGGGCTGGCAGGAGACGGTGACGCGGGTGCTCCGCAAGGGGATCTCGGAGTACTGCGGGATCGCGCCGGAGCGGACGTCGGTGCGGTACGTGTACGACTCGCTGACGGCGGGCGCGGAGGCGGAGGCGGGGGCGGGCGCGTTCGAGATCCTGGACGCGGCGCTCGACGAGCTGCTCCCGGCCCAGGAACCCGCCCCCCCACCCCGCGTGACGGGCGTCACAGCCGAGGCCGCCTTGACCTTCACATCAGTGTGA
- a CDS encoding NADP-dependent oxidoreductase, whose protein sequence is MPKSQEIRLAARPQGTPRPTDFALATTALPDTAPQGQVLVRNLWMSVDPYMRGRMDDAPSYIPPFELGAPLEGSAVGEVVASGSPDIPVGATVTHFAGWREYALVDAATATVVDTSLVPPSAYLGPLGTTGLTAYAALTRTAPVREGDVVFVSAAAGAVGSVAGQVARALGASRVIGSAGGPEKTKKLLDTFGYDAAIDYRQGGLPEQLAEAAPDGIDVYIDNVGGDHLQAAIGAIRREGRIAMVGAISEYNSTTPVPGPNNLFQAAKQEASLRGMLVTSHFDLFPEWVGKAAAMLADGSLRTEQTVVDGIGRAPEAFLGVLRGANTGKMLVRLADGAE, encoded by the coding sequence ATGCCCAAGTCCCAGGAGATCCGCCTCGCCGCCCGCCCCCAGGGCACCCCCCGCCCCACCGACTTCGCCCTCGCCACCACCGCCCTCCCCGACACCGCCCCGCAGGGCCAGGTGCTCGTCCGGAACCTGTGGATGTCCGTGGACCCGTACATGCGCGGCCGCATGGACGACGCGCCCTCCTACATCCCGCCGTTCGAGCTCGGCGCCCCGCTGGAGGGGAGCGCGGTCGGCGAGGTCGTGGCCTCCGGCTCGCCGGACATACCGGTCGGCGCGACGGTCACGCACTTCGCCGGCTGGCGGGAGTACGCCCTCGTCGACGCGGCCACCGCGACGGTGGTCGACACCTCGCTCGTCCCGCCGTCCGCGTACCTGGGCCCGCTGGGGACGACCGGCCTGACGGCGTACGCGGCCCTGACGCGCACCGCCCCGGTCCGCGAGGGCGACGTCGTGTTCGTGTCGGCCGCCGCGGGAGCGGTGGGCAGCGTCGCGGGGCAGGTGGCGCGGGCGCTCGGCGCGTCCCGGGTGATCGGTTCGGCGGGCGGGCCGGAGAAGACGAAGAAGCTGCTCGACACGTTCGGGTACGACGCCGCGATCGACTACCGGCAGGGCGGCCTGCCCGAACAGCTCGCCGAGGCCGCGCCCGACGGCATCGACGTGTACATCGACAACGTGGGCGGCGACCACCTCCAGGCCGCCATCGGTGCCATCCGCCGGGAGGGCCGCATCGCGATGGTCGGCGCGATCAGCGAGTACAACAGCACCACGCCCGTCCCCGGTCCGAACAACCTCTTCCAGGCCGCCAAGCAGGAGGCGTCCCTCCGCGGCATGCTCGTGACCAGCCACTTCGACCTGTTCCCCGAGTGGGTGGGGAAGGCGGCCGCGATGCTCGCGGACGGCTCGCTGCGGACGGAGCAGACCGTCGTGGACGGGATCGGGCGGGCACCCGAGGCGTTCCTCGGCGTCCTGCGCGGCGCCAACACCGGCAAGATGCTGGTCCGCCTCGCCGACGGGGCCGAGTGA
- a CDS encoding BTAD domain-containing putative transcriptional regulator, giving the protein MRFEVLGPLAVRTDDGALIPVPEPKVRTLLAALLARTGHPVPADTLVEDLWGAGKLPANPANSLQTKVSQLRRAIGRDTVAYGPAGYRLALAEGATDAARFETLTARAYRTDTGPAEQASLLTGALALWRGPAYADFPDADFARAVAARLEEQRLTAQETLAEARLALGEHALLADDLTDLVAREPLRERLRAAHMRALYRAGRPSEALAAYQDLRTRLADELGTDPGPELAALHEAILRQDPGLAPPPTAAAAAPAAAPPRTNLPAATTRLVGRADAVTRVRELVRRERLVTLTGPGGVGKTRLALEAAADLMDDFPDGIWLVELAGTTADGVLEAVASAVGVREDEAARQAFEDEPAAAPAGGPAPAGGPAPGPQDGAGPGNPRQAHLTRALAARRALLLLDNCEHVLDTAADLVAHLLRRAPHLHVLTTSQEPLALSGETLEAVVPLGEDEAVRLFAERAAATAPGFVLSDDNREAAALICRRLDGIPLAVELAATRVRALGVHALADRLHDRFRLLNQVRRDAPARQRTLRAMIDWSWELLSAPERRALRQLAVFRGGFTLESAEAVLGEDEAGGDPVLDLVARLLDRSLLATAGTGPDGGGPVRHRLLESVAAYSLERLAEAGESKDVARHHAHHYTDLAERAAPALHGPDQRHWLRRLDAETVNLRAALDWAAAEADTPLALRLVNALTWYWYLRGRLTEAIRSLAVALSLPAAHGPARASAAAARGAFSLLAGESTCAHGSACVHDTDDTGTGTGTGTDGADARSGWLLAFARCGFDRTPEEGRRVDALLAEFRAAGDRWGEAATLSTRATRALYAGDLAVLRRDATLAAGLFGQLGDRWGQLQSSEQLGVLAEITADYAGAARLQHDGVRGAEELELWTEVSFRLSRLGRLALLTGDDTRATDHHERAARLAARQSHRPAQQFAETGLALGARRRGDLDTAERLLLPWLDFNRRFGISSGAALILAQLGYVAEQRGDAARAAHLHREGLDAARDTGDNRAVALALEGLAGAHALAGTHAEAAALLGRAAALRAAEGAPLPGAERADVDRATARGRTGLGAEAFDTAFTTAFDAARARGAAAAPPGTAGG; this is encoded by the coding sequence ATGCGATTCGAGGTGCTTGGCCCCCTGGCGGTGCGTACCGACGACGGCGCCCTCATACCGGTGCCGGAACCGAAGGTGCGGACCCTCCTCGCCGCCCTGCTCGCCCGCACAGGGCACCCCGTCCCGGCGGACACCCTCGTGGAGGACCTGTGGGGCGCCGGGAAGCTCCCGGCCAACCCCGCCAACTCCCTCCAGACCAAGGTCTCCCAGCTCCGCCGGGCCATCGGCCGCGACACCGTGGCGTACGGCCCCGCGGGCTACCGCCTCGCCCTGGCCGAGGGCGCCACGGACGCGGCCCGCTTCGAGACCCTGACGGCGCGGGCGTACCGCACGGACACCGGCCCCGCCGAGCAGGCGTCACTCCTGACCGGCGCCCTGGCCCTCTGGCGCGGCCCCGCCTACGCCGACTTCCCCGACGCGGACTTCGCCCGTGCCGTCGCCGCGCGCCTGGAGGAGCAGCGCCTCACCGCCCAGGAGACCCTGGCGGAAGCCCGCCTGGCCCTCGGCGAACACGCCCTGCTGGCCGACGACCTCACGGACCTGGTGGCCCGCGAACCGTTGCGCGAGCGGTTGCGCGCGGCCCACATGCGCGCCCTCTACCGCGCGGGCCGCCCCAGCGAGGCCCTGGCCGCCTACCAGGACCTGCGCACCCGCCTCGCCGACGAACTCGGCACCGACCCCGGCCCTGAACTCGCCGCCCTGCACGAGGCGATCCTGCGCCAGGACCCCGGCCTCGCGCCCCCGCCCACCGCCGCGGCGGCAGCTCCCGCCGCGGCACCCCCGCGCACCAACCTCCCCGCCGCCACCACCCGGCTCGTCGGTCGAGCCGACGCCGTGACGCGCGTCCGCGAACTGGTGCGCCGCGAACGCCTGGTGACCCTCACCGGGCCCGGCGGCGTCGGCAAGACCCGCCTCGCCCTGGAGGCCGCAGCCGACCTCATGGACGACTTCCCCGACGGCATCTGGCTTGTCGAACTGGCCGGAACGACGGCGGACGGGGTCCTGGAGGCCGTGGCGTCGGCAGTGGGGGTCCGCGAGGACGAGGCCGCCCGCCAGGCATTCGAGGACGAGCCCGCGGCGGCACCGGCGGGCGGCCCGGCACCGGCGGGCGGCCCGGCGCCGGGCCCTCAGGACGGCGCGGGCCCGGGGAATCCCCGGCAGGCGCATCTCACCCGGGCCCTCGCCGCCCGTCGCGCGCTGCTGCTTCTCGATAACTGCGAACACGTCCTCGACACCGCCGCCGACCTCGTCGCCCACCTCCTCCGCCGCGCCCCACACCTGCACGTCCTCACCACCAGCCAGGAACCCCTCGCCCTCAGCGGCGAGACCCTGGAGGCCGTCGTACCGCTCGGCGAGGACGAGGCGGTGCGGCTGTTCGCCGAGCGGGCCGCGGCCACCGCGCCCGGCTTCGTCCTGAGCGACGACAACCGCGAGGCCGCCGCCCTCATCTGCCGCCGTCTCGACGGCATCCCCCTCGCCGTCGAACTCGCCGCGACCCGCGTCCGCGCCCTCGGTGTGCACGCCCTCGCCGACCGGCTGCACGACCGCTTCCGCCTCCTCAACCAGGTGCGCCGCGACGCCCCGGCCCGGCAGCGCACCCTGCGCGCGATGATCGACTGGAGCTGGGAGCTGCTGTCCGCGCCGGAGCGCCGCGCCCTGCGCCAACTGGCCGTCTTCCGCGGGGGCTTCACCCTGGAGAGCGCGGAGGCCGTCCTGGGGGAGGACGAGGCCGGGGGTGACCCCGTGCTCGACCTCGTCGCCCGGCTCCTCGACCGCTCCCTCCTGGCGACCGCAGGGACCGGCCCCGACGGCGGCGGCCCCGTCCGTCACCGCCTCCTCGAATCCGTCGCCGCGTACAGCCTCGAACGCCTCGCGGAGGCAGGCGAGTCGAAGGATGTGGCACGGCACCACGCCCACCACTACACCGACCTCGCCGAACGCGCCGCGCCCGCCCTGCACGGCCCCGACCAGCGGCACTGGCTGCGCCGCCTCGACGCCGAGACCGTGAACCTGCGCGCCGCCCTCGACTGGGCCGCCGCCGAGGCCGACACCCCGCTGGCGCTCCGCCTCGTCAACGCCCTGACCTGGTACTGGTATCTGCGCGGCCGCCTCACCGAAGCCATCCGCTCCCTCGCCGTCGCCCTGAGCCTGCCCGCCGCGCACGGGCCCGCGCGGGCCTCCGCCGCCGCGGCCCGCGGCGCCTTCTCGCTCCTCGCCGGGGAGAGCACGTGCGCCCACGGCTCCGCGTGCGTCCACGACACTGACGACACCGGCACCGGCACCGGCACCGGCACCGACGGCGCCGACGCCCGCTCCGGCTGGCTGCTCGCCTTCGCCCGCTGCGGCTTCGACCGCACCCCCGAGGAGGGGCGGCGCGTCGACGCGCTCCTCGCCGAGTTCCGCGCGGCGGGCGACCGCTGGGGCGAGGCCGCCACGCTCAGCACCCGTGCCACCCGCGCCCTGTACGCCGGCGACCTCGCGGTCCTGCGCCGCGACGCCACCCTCGCCGCCGGCCTCTTCGGCCAATTGGGCGACCGCTGGGGACAGTTGCAGTCCTCCGAACAGCTCGGCGTGCTCGCCGAGATCACCGCCGACTACGCCGGGGCCGCCCGCCTCCAGCACGACGGCGTCCGGGGCGCCGAGGAACTCGAACTCTGGACCGAGGTCTCCTTCCGCCTCTCCCGGCTCGGCCGCCTCGCCCTGCTCACCGGCGACGACACCCGCGCCACCGACCACCACGAACGCGCCGCCCGGCTCGCCGCCCGGCAGTCCCACCGGCCCGCCCAGCAGTTCGCCGAGACCGGCCTCGCCCTCGGCGCCCGCCGCCGCGGCGACCTGGACACCGCCGAACGCCTCCTGCTGCCCTGGCTCGACTTCAACCGCCGCTTCGGCATCTCCTCCGGCGCCGCGCTGATCCTCGCCCAACTCGGCTACGTCGCCGAACAGCGGGGCGACGCCGCCCGCGCCGCCCACCTCCACCGCGAAGGCCTCGACGCCGCCCGCGACACCGGTGACAACCGCGCCGTCGCCCTCGCCCTCGAAGGCCTCGCGGGCGCCCACGCCCTCGCGGGCACCCACGCGGAAGCCGCCGCCCTCCTCGGCCGGGCCGCCGCGCTCCGCGCCGCCGAGGGCGCCCCGCTGCCAGGGGCCGAGCGCGCCGACGTCGACCGCGCCACGGCCCGCGGCCGCACCGGCCTCGGCGCCGAGGCCTTCGACACCGCCTTCACGACCGCTTTCGACGCGGCCCGCGCACGGGGGGCGGCAGCCGCGCCCCCCGGCACCGCGGGCGGCTAG
- the rocD gene encoding ornithine--oxo-acid transaminase → MTATEDLIASAEAHSAHNYHPLPVVVASAEGAWMTDVEGRRYLDMLAGYSALNFGHGNERLIEAAKEQLGRVTLTSRAFHHDRFAEFCARLARLCGKEMVLPMNTGAEAVETAVKTARKWGYRVKGVPEGRARIVVAANNFHGRTTTIVSFSTDPEARADYGPYTPGFDIVPFGDLGALRDAVTEDTVAVLIEPVQGEAGVLVPPPGYLPGVRELTRERGVLFVADEIQSGLGRTGRTFACEHEDVVPDVYLLGKALGGGVVPVSAVVADADVLGVFRPGEHGSTFGGNPLACAVALEVVAMLETGEFQQRATELGEHLHAELGLLAGSGKVVEVRGRGLWAGVDIDPSHGTGREISEKLMERGVLVKDTHGSTIRIAPPLVISKEDLDWGLDQLRAVLG, encoded by the coding sequence GTGACCGCTACGGAAGACCTCATCGCCTCGGCCGAAGCGCACAGCGCGCACAATTACCACCCCCTGCCCGTCGTCGTCGCGTCGGCGGAGGGCGCGTGGATGACGGACGTCGAGGGCCGCCGGTACCTCGACATGCTCGCCGGCTACTCCGCGCTCAACTTCGGCCACGGCAACGAACGCCTCATCGAGGCCGCCAAGGAACAGCTGGGGCGGGTGACGCTGACGTCACGCGCGTTCCACCACGACCGTTTCGCGGAGTTCTGCGCACGGCTCGCCCGGCTGTGCGGCAAGGAGATGGTGCTGCCGATGAACACGGGCGCGGAGGCCGTGGAGACGGCGGTGAAGACCGCCCGGAAGTGGGGCTACCGCGTCAAGGGCGTGCCCGAGGGCCGGGCCCGCATCGTGGTGGCGGCGAACAACTTCCACGGCCGTACGACGACCATCGTCAGCTTCTCCACGGACCCCGAGGCCCGGGCGGACTACGGCCCGTACACGCCGGGCTTCGACATCGTGCCGTTCGGTGATCTGGGGGCGCTCCGGGACGCCGTCACGGAGGACACGGTGGCGGTGCTCATCGAGCCGGTCCAGGGTGAGGCCGGGGTGCTGGTGCCGCCGCCCGGCTATCTGCCGGGGGTGCGGGAGTTGACGCGCGAGCGCGGGGTCCTTTTCGTCGCGGACGAGATCCAGTCGGGGCTCGGCCGGACGGGGCGGACGTTCGCGTGCGAGCACGAGGACGTGGTGCCGGACGTGTATCTGCTGGGCAAGGCGCTGGGCGGCGGCGTGGTGCCGGTGTCGGCGGTGGTGGCGGACGCGGACGTGCTCGGGGTGTTCCGGCCGGGTGAGCACGGCTCGACGTTCGGCGGCAATCCGCTGGCGTGCGCGGTGGCCCTGGAGGTCGTCGCGATGCTGGAGACGGGCGAGTTCCAGCAGCGGGCGACGGAGCTGGGCGAGCATCTGCACGCGGAGCTGGGCCTGCTCGCGGGCTCCGGGAAGGTCGTGGAGGTGCGCGGGCGCGGCCTGTGGGCGGGCGTCGACATCGACCCGTCGCACGGCACGGGCCGGGAGATCTCCGAGAAGCTGATGGAGCGCGGTGTCCTGGTGAAGGACACCCACGGCTCGACGATCCGGATCGCTCCCCCGCTGGTGATCAGCAAGGAGGACCTGGACTGGGGCCTCGACCAGCTCCGGGCGGTGCTCGGCTAG